The genomic window CCAGGCGCTTGCGGCCCTTGGCGCGGCGTGCGTTGATGACGGCGCGGCCGCCACGGGTCTTCATGCGGACCAGAAAGCCGTGGGTACGGGCGCGGCGGACTTTGGAAGCTTGGTAAGTGCGTTTCATGATGAGATTTCCTGCTGATTCCCCCGATATCCACGATGTCCGACGA from Variovorax paradoxus includes these protein-coding regions:
- the rpmH gene encoding 50S ribosomal protein L34, whose product is MKRTYQASKVRRARTHGFLVRMKTRGGRAVINARRAKGRKRLAV